The following proteins are encoded in a genomic region of Deltaproteobacteria bacterium:
- a CDS encoding peroxiredoxin — protein sequence MEERIEQEEAQAPRLPRIGDAAPAFEAETTFGTVRLEDFRGSWLILFSHPADFTPVCTTEFVAFAKSHDHLRKLGVELMGLSIDSPYSHIAWVRNIEEKFGVKIQFPVIADLDRKVANLYGMIMPEESKTETSRCVFVIDPNGTLRAMIYYPLTTGRNMEEILRLIKALQTTDNHQVATPANWQPGDPVIVPAPRTQDEAEERLRETYDCKDWYFCQKEL from the coding sequence ATGGAAGAGAGAATTGAACAAGAAGAAGCACAGGCGCCGAGGCTGCCGAGAATCGGTGACGCTGCTCCGGCCTTTGAGGCTGAAACGACCTTTGGCACCGTACGGCTAGAGGATTTTCGGGGGAGTTGGCTGATACTCTTTTCGCATCCTGCAGACTTCACGCCCGTGTGCACCACGGAGTTCGTTGCATTCGCAAAAAGCCACGATCACCTGCGCAAATTGGGTGTTGAACTCATGGGCTTGAGTATTGACAGTCCTTACTCTCACATTGCCTGGGTTCGCAACATAGAGGAGAAGTTTGGTGTGAAGATCCAGTTTCCTGTTATAGCTGACTTGGACAGAAAGGTGGCCAACCTTTACGGTATGATTATGCCCGAAGAGAGTAAGACCGAGACCTCACGGTGTGTTTTTGTGATCGACCCAAACGGGACGCTGCGCGCCATGATCTATTATCCTCTTACCACAGGGCGCAACATGGAAGAGATCTTGAGGCTCATCAAGGCGCTTCAAACGACTGACAACCACCAGGTAGCCACACCTGCCAACTGGCAGCCCGGAGATCCGGTCATTGTCCCGGCGCCCAGGACGCAGGATGAGGCAGAAGAGCGTTTAAGGGAGACCTATGATTGCAAGGACTGGTATTTTTGCCAGAAAGAATTGTAG
- a CDS encoding sterol desaturase family protein, producing the protein MIQADTSFLRLSLFWGGLLFFLVFELLAAYRRSSVSKVKRWANNMGLTLFNSLVLQLVFAGSIVSTASYVTTHQLGVLNLLDLPPWVKLLATLVFMDFMLYVWHFLNHEVPLLWRFHRVHHSDLNMDVSTATRFHIGELAISAVIKICLVFFLGASPLGVLIFESALVLCAQFHHSSLKVPGWFETIFWVLFVPPSMHRIHHSVVIKERDTNYGTILSTWDRWLGTLLTDVDQSKIRIGVGAYQKAEKLNFHNLLVMPLTRSIR; encoded by the coding sequence GTGATTCAGGCAGATACATCATTCTTAAGGCTGTCCCTGTTCTGGGGAGGCCTCCTTTTTTTTCTCGTCTTTGAACTCCTGGCCGCGTACCGGCGGAGTTCTGTGTCAAAGGTCAAGCGTTGGGCAAATAACATGGGGCTTACCCTGTTCAACAGCTTAGTTCTTCAGTTGGTCTTTGCAGGGTCCATTGTCAGTACGGCTTCTTATGTCACTACCCATCAATTGGGGGTGCTCAATCTGCTGGATTTACCGCCATGGGTGAAGCTTCTTGCTACGTTGGTCTTCATGGATTTCATGCTGTACGTCTGGCACTTTCTGAATCACGAAGTCCCCCTTCTGTGGCGGTTCCACAGGGTTCATCACAGTGATCTGAATATGGACGTGTCCACGGCGACACGATTTCACATCGGTGAGCTGGCCATATCGGCTGTGATCAAGATATGCCTTGTCTTCTTTCTGGGAGCGAGTCCCTTGGGCGTGCTGATTTTTGAGAGCGCTTTGGTGCTCTGTGCCCAGTTTCATCACAGCAGCCTGAAGGTTCCGGGGTGGTTTGAGACCATTTTCTGGGTTCTCTTCGTCCCTCCGTCCATGCACCGGATTCATCACTCGGTAGTCATCAAAGAGCGCGATACCAACTATGGCACCATTTTGTCCACATGGGATCGATGGCTTGGCACGCTCTTGACCGATGTGGACCAGAGCAAAATCCGAATCGGTGTAGGCGCCTACCAGAAGGCGGAGAAGTTGAACTTTCACAATCTGCTTGTGATGCCCTTGACGCGGTCCATTAGGTAG